DNA from Kitasatospora herbaricolor:
TTCTCCTCATTGGGTGCTGAGCGACGTGGAACGGGAAAGTGGTCAGTTGCCGCCGGGCCGGGGGCCCGCGGTGGTGGGCGGGAAGTCGCCGTGGATCAGCTCGGCGAGCTTGTAGGCGACGGCGCCGGGGTCGGCCGCCTGGAAGACGTTGCGGCCCATCGCCACGCCGGCCGCGCCGCCGCGCAGCGCGTCCTCGACGTAGGTGAGGACGGCGCCCTCGTCGTCGTTGCGCGGGCCGCCGACGACGATCACCGGGACGGAGGCGGTGCCGGTGATCTCGGCCATCGCCTCGACCGAGCCGACGTACGGGGCCTTCACCAGGTCGGCGCCGAGGTCGGCGGCGAGCGTCACGGCGTGGGCGACCAGCGCCGGGTCGGCCGGGTTGTCGATCTTGGGGCCGCGCGGGTACATCATGGCCAGCAGCGGGACGTTCCAGCGGTCGCAGGCGTCCGCCACCTTGGCCATGTCCGAGACCTGCTGGCGCTCCTCGTGGGAGCCGAGGTTGACGTGCACGCTGACCGCGTCGGCGCCGAGACGCAGGGCCTCCTCGACGCTCGCGACCAGGTACTTGTCGTTGGGGTCGGGGGCGTGCACGGTGCTCGCGCTGAGGTGGACGATCAGCGAGGTGCTGGTGAACCACTCGGCGTCGATGTGGCGCAGGCTGCCCTTGTGCAGGACCACCGCGTCCACGCCGTTGCGGGCGAGCCGGCCGACCAGCTTGTCGACCCGGTTGCCGCCGGTGACCGGCCCGTCGGTGATCGAGTGGTCCAGCGGGACCACGAACAGCCGGTCCGGGTGGTGGCGGTGAAGGCGCTTCAGCCGCACCTGGCGGGCGAACGACGTGTTGAGGGCCATCGGCACTCTCCTTGGTGAGGGGAAGGCGCGTCCCCCCGTTGTACGGGGGCGGGCGCGTCAGAACTGGTTGGCCGGTCGCAGGTCCCTGGCCTCCGCGTCGAGCCCGAACTCGCTGTGCAGCACGCCGACCCCGCGGACCACGTCGCTGTCGGGGACGGTGGCGGAGATCCGGAGCTGGGAGGTGACCACCGCGCTCGCGGGGATGTCGGCGCTGGTCAGCGCGGACAGCATGCGGGCCGCGTACTGGGGGCGGCTGAGCAGCCCGGTGCCGACCACGGAGAGCATCCCGACCTCTTCGTTGACCTCGACCCAGCCGCCCCAGCGGACCGCCATCTCGCGCAGTGACTTCCGCAGGTCCGGCACGTCGGAGCGGCGGACGGTCATCCCGACCGAGAACCCGCCCTCGTCGCCCTCGGAGAGCGCGGCCATGCCGACCGGAATGGACTTGTGCGCCAGGAATCGGAAAACCTCGGCGACGGAATGGGCGTCGATCCTTTCGACGCGCATCGCCACACGGGCAACATCCGTATCATGTACGACTGCCTGGACAGCAGTGCTCGTCTCCAGCATTTCTTCTCCAATTCCCCCGCGGATAACCGTTCCGGGTCCTTCCAGCGATGAGTGCATGACGTGGATGTCCACGCCGTACAGCGCGGCCAGTTCCACCGCGCGGGAGTGCATGACCTTCGCGCCGGCGAGTGACATCTCGGTCATCACGCCCATGTCGACGACCGGCATGATCCGCGCGGCGGCGGCGATCCGGGGGTCGGCGGTGTAGACGCCCTCGACGTCCGTGTAGATCTCGCAGCGGCCGGTGCCCAGCTCGGCGGCGATCGCGACGGCCGTGGTGTCGGAGCCGCCCCTTCCCAGCGTGACGATGTCGCCGTCGGCGTCGGCGCCCTGGAAACCGGCCACCACCACGACCTTCCCGGCGCGCAGGTGCCGCAGGGCCAGTTCGGTGTCGATGGCCACGATCACCCCGGCGCCGTGCTCGCCGCCGGCCAGGATCCCGCTCTGGGTACCGGCCAGGGCGACGGCCGGCACGCCCAGGTGCTGCAGGGTCATGGCGAGCAGCGAGGCCGACGCGGCCTCGCCGGTGGCGAGCAGCAGGTCCAGCTCCCGCCAGGACGGGTCCGGGTTGAGGTCGTACGCCGCCCGCAGGAGGGCGTCGGTGGTCTTGCCCCGCGCGGAGGCGACCACCACCACCGCCCGGCCCGAGCGGTGCGCGGCCGCGACGCGGGTGGCGACCGCCCGCACCTGGGCGTCCGTGGCCAGGGAACTGCCGCCGTATTTCTGTACCAGTACTCCGGTCGAAAAATCGCTAATCGGCAGGTCCATTGCCACCCCTCCGAACGTCTCGGATCGTCGCACCGATCCCGGGCGGATCCATTAATTCGATGCTCGGGTGCCGCAGTATTGATTAGCTTTCGTAAAGATATCGGTCCGTTATGGAAAGGTCATCGCGGCGAAACCGGATCATCCGCGTCCACCGCGTACGGACCGCCGTGCCCCGGCGACGGCCGCCCTCCGTACCCGGCCGGGGGCCGGCGGCGGCCTTCCGTGCACGGTGCACGGGGGCGTCCGTCAGCCCGCCGCGCACGGCCCGACCCCGACCCGGCGCCGCCGGTCCGGACGCCCTGCGCCGGCAGCCGGGCGCCCCGCGCCGCCGGGTCCGGCGGCCTCCGGCCACCGGGATGCGCGAGGATGGAGCCATGCCGAACCGTCTCGCTGACGCGACCTCGCCGTACCTGCTCCAGCACGCCGACAACCCGGTGGACTGGTGGCCCTGGGGCCCCGAGGCGTTCGAGGAGGCCCGTCGGCGGGGCGTTCCGGTGCTGCTGAGCGTCGGCTACGCGGCCTGCCACTGGTGCCACGTGATGGCCCACGAGTCCTTCGAGGACGAGAAGGTCGCCGAGTACGCCAACGAGCACTTCGTCGCGGTGAAGGTCGACCGCGAGGAGCGGCCGGACGTCGACGCCGTCTACATGGAGGCCGTCCAGGCGGCGACCGGCCAGGGCGGCTGGCCGATGACCGTCTTCCTGACGCCGGACAAGGACCCGTTCTACTTCGGCACGTACTTCCCGCCCGAGCCCCGGCACGGGATGCCCGGCTTCCGGCAGGTGCTGGAGGGCGTGGACGCCGCCTGGCGTGAGCGCCGCGACGAGGTCGGCGAGGTCGCCGCCCGGATCAGGGCCGACCTGGCCGAGCGGGCCGCCGTCTACACCGTCGGCTCCGGCGTCCACCAGCCGCCCGGCGAGGCCGACCTGCACCAGGCGCTGGTGGGGCTCAGCCGCGGCTTCGACGCCGCGCGCGGCGGCTTCGGCGGGGCGCCCAAGTTCCCGCCGTCCATGGCGGTCGAGTTCCTGCTGCGCCACCACGCCCGCACCGGGTCGGGGGTGGCGTTGGAGATGGCCGCCCGGACCTGCGAGGCGATGGCCCGCGGCGGCATCCACGACCAGCTCGGCGGCGGCTTCGCCCGGTACTCGGTGGACGCCGAGTGGGTGGTGCCGCACTTCGAGAAGATGCTGTACGACAACGCGCTGCTGCTGCGGACCTACCTGCACCTGTGGCGCTCCACCGGCGATGCCCTCGCCCGCCGGGTGGCGCTCGGCACCGCCGACTTCCTGCTGCGCGAACTGCGCACCCCCGAGGGCGGGTTCGCCTCCGCACTGGACGCCGACAGCCTGGATCCGGCCACCGGGAAGTCGGTTGAGGGCGCCTACTACGCGTGGACCCCGGAGCAACTGGCCGAGGTGCTCGGCGCCGAGGACGGCGCCACCGCCGCGGAGCTCTTCGCGGTCACCCCGGAGGGGACCTTCGAGCACGGCACCTCGGTGCTCCAACTGCCCGCCGACCCGGCCGACCCGGCCGCGTACGAGCGGATCCGGGCCGGGCTGCTCGCCGCCCGGTCGCGGCGGCCCGCACCGGCCCGGGACGACAAGGTGGTGGCCGCCTGGAACGGCCTGGCGATCGCCGCCCTGGCCGAGGCCGGCGCCCTGCTGGAGCGGCCGGACCTGGTGACGGCCGCCGAGGCCGCCGCCGACCTGCTGATCGAGGTCCACCTGCGGCCCGACGGCCGGCTGCTGCGCACCTCCCGCGACGGCCGCGGCAACGAGCGCAACGCCGGTGTCCTGGAGGACTACGCGGACACCGCCGAGGGCTTCCTCGCCCTGTTCGCCGTCACCGGCGACAGCGCCTGGCTGGACCTGGCGGGTCTGCTGCTGGACACCGTGCTGGCGCACTTCGCCGACCCGGCCTCGGGCGCCCTGTACGACACGGCGGACGACGCCGAGGAGCTGATCCGCCGCCCGCAGGACCCGACCGACAACGCCACCCCGTCCGGCTGGACGGCCGCGGCCAACGCGCTGCTGACCTACGCCGCCTACACCGGCTCCGAGACCCACCGCACGGCGGCCGGGCGGGCGCTCGCCATCGTCGGCGCGCTCGCCTCGCGGGCCCCGCGCTTCATCGGCTGGGGCCTGGCCGCCGCCGAGGCCTGGACGGACGGGCCGCGCGAGGTCGCCGTGGTCGGCCCGGCGGGCGACCCGGCCACTGCCCTGCTGCACCGCACGGCGCTGCTGGCGACCGCCCCCGGCGCGGTGGTCGCCCTCGGCGAGCCCGGGCCGACCGACGTGCCGCTGCTGGCCGACCGCCCACTGGTCGGCGGCGCGCCCGCCGGGTACGTCTGCCGGCACTTCACCTGCGACGCGCCGACGGCGGACGCGGCCGTGCTGGCCGAGCGGCTGGGGGTCAGGGCCGGGTGAGGCGGGCCTCCTGCGGGCGCGGACCGCTGCGGGGAGGACGGGCCACGCCCTGGACGCCGAGCACCTCCCCGGACGACTTCCGCATGCAGGGGGCGGCTTCCCCGCGTACCCGGCGGGGAGCACCGTGCTGCGGCCGGCCGCCGACGGGCCGGCCGCCGACGGGCCGACGGGCCGGCGGGCCGGCGGCCCATGGCGAGGAGCCGCCGCGCTTCGGCCGATGGCGGGCGGGGGTCCGCCGCCCGTCAGTCCCAGTCCCAGCGCACGCCCAGCAGGCAGGGGCGCAGACCGGACGCGAACAGGTGCACGCAGCGATGCCCGTCGAGGGTCAACTCCTCTTCCTCGTAAGGCTGTTCGCCGGGGGAGTGGCAGGCGAACCGATGGCAGCGGACGGGCAGGGCGGCCGGGTCGAAGCTGACCTGCAGGACGTACTGCCCCGTCCCGGAGTTGAAGCCCCGGACGTACTCCCGCCCGGGCTCCGCGGCCGGGGCGTCGTCGAAGCCGTAGCCGAGCAGGTGGGTGTCGCCGGCCCGTAGCCGGCGGTCCAGCAGCAGCTCCACCACCAGCAGGTTGGCCGCCTGGTCCCGCCGGATCCGGCCCGGCCGGCAGTTCTCCTCGGCGCGGACCCGCACCCGGGAGATGTCGCAGCCCGGGTCGCCCTGGTAGAGGGCGAGGTAGCGGTCGATGCCGTCCCGGTGCGCCCGGACGGCGTGCAGCGAGTCGCGGCGCCGCAGTTGGCGGTCCGGACCGAGCCGGACCCGCTCGATGTGGGTGATGGTGTGCAGACCGCTGTCGGGCGGGCCGGGGAGGGCGGCGAGCAGGTCGTCGACCGCGGCGGCCGGGGTGATCAGGTCCCGGTACGGGAGCAGCGCGGGGGCGGCCGGGGAGTCGCCGGCCTCGGGCAGGGAGGCGCGGCGGGGGCCGAGCAGCCGGGTCAGCGAGTGCGCCGGGAGCTCCAGCAGCTCCTCCAACGCCCTTACCGCGCGCAGCGATTCGGGTCTCTCCGGGCGTCTTCTGCCTTGCTGCCAGTAGCTGAGGGTGGTCAGTCCGACCTGGATGCCGCGCTGGGCGAGGTGCTCGCGCACCCGGTGCAGCGCGAGGCCCCGGGCGGTGATGGCGGTGCGCAGGGCGAGGTGGAACGGCCCGGTGCGCAGCGCGGTGGCGAGATCGGGGGGTGTGCCGGTCCGCTGCATGTCCACTCCTGGGGGCGGCTGGTCTGCTGGTCGGCTCGCGGGGCGCGGGCAGCGGTGGTGTCCGGCCGGGCGTGAATATTCACACGTGGCGGCCCGGGTTGTCACCGGCCGGGACCTGCCGGGCCGGGGAGGACGCCGGGCCGTTCACACCCTCGCGGTCCCGTTCACACCTGGGCGCCGGGCGCCCGCTCGGCCGTTGACCGCCCGGCGGCGACGGCCCGATGCTTCCCATCAGCGTCCGGACGCTCCCCCCACACCCTCTCCTCTGCGGATGCAAGGAGGCCTTCCCCCATGGCAGTTCATCGGACACGGCTACGCCGTACGGTCGCCGCGCTCGCGCTCGGCGTGCTGGCTCCGGCGCTCACGGCGGCCGCCGCCACCCCGGCCCTGGCCGCGGCACCCGCCGCCGGCCAGGCCCTCACCCAGGTGCGGCCCGCCGCCGCGACGGGTGCCACGGCCGATCTGGCCGGCACCTTCAAGAAGCTCAACATCACCATGCAGCAGCAGCAGAACACCAATTGGTGCTGGGCGGCGAGCGGCAACACCATCGCCACCTGGTTCGGCTACTCCTACAGCCAGAACCAGTTCTGCAACGCCGCCTTCGGTCGCTCGGTCAACTCCACCTGCCCCAACAGCCAGGCCACGCTGGGCGACGTGCAGAACGGCCTCAGCTGGATCGGCATCAACCCCGGCTCCTACGTGACCGGTTACCTGCGCTACAGCACCGTGCAGACCGAGGTGAACGCCAACCGCCCGATCGAGACCCGGATCCAGTGGAGTTCGGGCGGTGGTCACATGCACGTGCTGTACGGCTTCGACACGGCGAGCAACTGGGTCTACTGGGGCGACCCGTGGCCGTCCAACAACCGCTACAACTGGGCCGACTACTCGTACTACGTGAGCAACGGCTCGTTCTCCTGGACCCACTCCCTGTACCGGATCGGCGCGTGAGGGGCGACATGACCGAGATCAGGAAAGCCGCCGTACGCACGATCGCCGCCAGGACCGCCTGGGTCACCGTCCTGCTCGCGCTCGGGATCGCCGTCGCGCCGGGCGCGCAGGCCGCCGGGGCTCCCGCCGCCGGGGCCGGTGCGCCCGTGCCGGTCGCCGCCGCCGAGCTGGCGCGGGCCGGAGCCGAGGCGCAGAGCCCGGCCGTGCTCGACAGGCTCGGGCACTTCTTCGCCCGCAAGGGCGTGCCGCCCACCGGCGGGCTCACCCTGGGCGCGGCCGAGGAGGCGAAGGCGGCGGCCGCG
Protein-coding regions in this window:
- a CDS encoding aspartate kinase; its protein translation is MDLPISDFSTGVLVQKYGGSSLATDAQVRAVATRVAAAHRSGRAVVVVASARGKTTDALLRAAYDLNPDPSWRELDLLLATGEAASASLLAMTLQHLGVPAVALAGTQSGILAGGEHGAGVIVAIDTELALRHLRAGKVVVVAGFQGADADGDIVTLGRGGSDTTAVAIAAELGTGRCEIYTDVEGVYTADPRIAAAARIMPVVDMGVMTEMSLAGAKVMHSRAVELAALYGVDIHVMHSSLEGPGTVIRGGIGEEMLETSTAVQAVVHDTDVARVAMRVERIDAHSVAEVFRFLAHKSIPVGMAALSEGDEGGFSVGMTVRRSDVPDLRKSLREMAVRWGGWVEVNEEVGMLSVVGTGLLSRPQYAARMLSALTSADIPASAVVTSQLRISATVPDSDVVRGVGVLHSEFGLDAEARDLRPANQF
- a CDS encoding thioredoxin domain-containing protein; the encoded protein is MPNRLADATSPYLLQHADNPVDWWPWGPEAFEEARRRGVPVLLSVGYAACHWCHVMAHESFEDEKVAEYANEHFVAVKVDREERPDVDAVYMEAVQAATGQGGWPMTVFLTPDKDPFYFGTYFPPEPRHGMPGFRQVLEGVDAAWRERRDEVGEVAARIRADLAERAAVYTVGSGVHQPPGEADLHQALVGLSRGFDAARGGFGGAPKFPPSMAVEFLLRHHARTGSGVALEMAARTCEAMARGGIHDQLGGGFARYSVDAEWVVPHFEKMLYDNALLLRTYLHLWRSTGDALARRVALGTADFLLRELRTPEGGFASALDADSLDPATGKSVEGAYYAWTPEQLAEVLGAEDGATAAELFAVTPEGTFEHGTSVLQLPADPADPAAYERIRAGLLAARSRRPAPARDDKVVAAWNGLAIAALAEAGALLERPDLVTAAEAAADLLIEVHLRPDGRLLRTSRDGRGNERNAGVLEDYADTAEGFLALFAVTGDSAWLDLAGLLLDTVLAHFADPASGALYDTADDAEELIRRPQDPTDNATPSGWTAAANALLTYAAYTGSETHRTAAGRALAIVGALASRAPRFIGWGLAAAEAWTDGPREVAVVGPAGDPATALLHRTALLATAPGAVVALGEPGPTDVPLLADRPLVGGAPAGYVCRHFTCDAPTADAAVLAERLGVRAG
- a CDS encoding papain-like cysteine protease family protein; this translates as MAVHRTRLRRTVAALALGVLAPALTAAAATPALAAAPAAGQALTQVRPAAATGATADLAGTFKKLNITMQQQQNTNWCWAASGNTIATWFGYSYSQNQFCNAAFGRSVNSTCPNSQATLGDVQNGLSWIGINPGSYVTGYLRYSTVQTEVNANRPIETRIQWSSGGGHMHVLYGFDTASNWVYWGDPWPSNNRYNWADYSYYVSNGSFSWTHSLYRIGA
- a CDS encoding 2-amino-3,7-dideoxy-D-threo-hept-6-ulosonate synthase — its product is MALNTSFARQVRLKRLHRHHPDRLFVVPLDHSITDGPVTGGNRVDKLVGRLARNGVDAVVLHKGSLRHIDAEWFTSTSLIVHLSASTVHAPDPNDKYLVASVEEALRLGADAVSVHVNLGSHEERQQVSDMAKVADACDRWNVPLLAMMYPRGPKIDNPADPALVAHAVTLAADLGADLVKAPYVGSVEAMAEITGTASVPVIVVGGPRNDDEGAVLTYVEDALRGGAAGVAMGRNVFQAADPGAVAYKLAELIHGDFPPTTAGPRPGGN